One Nostoc sp. UHCC 0302 DNA window includes the following coding sequences:
- a CDS encoding response regulator has product MQGFIKRILICDDVADNSFLMKTILEAESCQIEVVDSGAAVLDFLETNPNPPDLLILDVMMPKMDGFEVVRYIRESTKFQFIPILLVTGIAEDDAKKALDIKIDGFIQKPIDPDAVITQVRAILDSNS; this is encoded by the coding sequence ATGCAGGGTTTTATTAAGCGTATATTGATTTGTGATGATGTGGCTGATAACTCTTTTTTGATGAAAACGATTCTAGAAGCAGAGTCATGCCAGATTGAAGTTGTTGATTCAGGAGCAGCGGTGCTAGACTTCCTTGAAACAAACCCTAACCCACCTGACCTGCTAATACTAGATGTGATGATGCCCAAAATGGATGGATTTGAAGTTGTTCGATACATTCGAGAATCGACTAAATTTCAATTTATTCCTATTTTGTTGGTGACAGGTATTGCTGAAGATGATGCAAAGAAGGCTCTTGATATAAAGATTGATGGATTTATCCAGAAACCTATTGATCCTGATGCAGTAATAACTCAAGTTCGAGCAATTTTAGACAGTAACTCTTAA
- a CDS encoding SDR family NAD(P)-dependent oxidoreductase, with amino-acid sequence MTIIRGKTVLLTGASGGIGIYIARSLAKERATVVAVSRSEAELEKICDEIKVFGGKGISIPFDITELTQLPTLVQDINKAVGAVDIVINNAAILIVKAFVNYSFKEIQSLIETNLLAPIELTRLLLPGMLERGTGHIVNIASLGGKKGVVNNSVYSASKAGLIMWSDAARQELIGTGVHISTICPGYVNAGMTINSNLSVNRLAGISTPIKVANAVIKSIKQNRGEIIVNENLFKENLTKLIFAIGQFNPEFINKIYQLISVN; translated from the coding sequence GTGACAATTATTAGAGGAAAAACGGTACTTTTAACTGGTGCATCGGGTGGTATAGGAATATATATTGCCCGGAGTCTAGCAAAAGAGCGAGCAACTGTAGTGGCTGTTTCTCGTTCCGAAGCAGAACTAGAGAAAATATGCGATGAAATTAAAGTTTTTGGGGGAAAAGGGATAAGTATTCCTTTTGACATAACGGAGCTTACACAATTGCCTACTCTTGTGCAAGATATTAATAAAGCTGTAGGCGCAGTAGATATTGTAATTAATAATGCTGCTATACTAATTGTTAAAGCTTTTGTAAATTATTCTTTCAAGGAAATACAATCACTAATAGAAACTAATTTGCTTGCTCCTATTGAATTAACCCGTTTGCTACTACCAGGTATGTTAGAGCGCGGAACAGGACACATTGTTAATATTGCTTCTCTGGGTGGTAAAAAAGGAGTTGTTAATAACAGTGTTTATTCTGCAAGTAAAGCTGGTTTAATCATGTGGAGTGATGCTGCCCGGCAAGAACTAATTGGTACTGGTGTACATATTTCGACAATATGCCCAGGATATGTAAATGCCGGGATGACCATTAATAGTAACTTGTCAGTAAACCGATTAGCAGGTATTTCCACACCTATTAAAGTTGCGAATGCAGTTATCAAATCTATTAAACAAAACCGAGGCGAAATAATAGTCAATGAAAATCTGTTCAAAGAAAATTTGACTAAATTAATATTTGCTATTGGACAATTTAATCCAGAATTTATAAATAAAATTTATCAACTAATCAGTGTCAATTAA
- a CDS encoding helix-turn-helix domain-containing protein: protein MNIEQFVQRAESLHKHLEDLYQTATVLPWIPPDLLPEAFKELYSTSKIVQLAVEELYQQHHQLIQTQNLLEVERQRYQDLFELAPESYLITNVEGVIQEANHAASRLLNVSKPFLIGKALINFVSMEERQHIRSELIGLSQLETHRVRELVVRLQPRHCESFQAALTVIVVRNQHSQEISLRWVLHNITERQRAELAVVKNDSDLIQARPVQKHSKGENISVNPLEILYVSQGWVKLTTFCETGEEVLIGLATAGMVFGSSMTSLNIYQVTALSDVELVSIYVTEIEASPTLSHVLLPKINQRLQQTESFLAISGRRRVQERLYNLLELLKQTVGETVPEGTRLCVRFTHEDIASACCSTRVTVTRLIGKLQAQGLLSFDSKKHMIIKDLY, encoded by the coding sequence GTGAACATAGAACAATTTGTCCAACGCGCAGAATCATTGCACAAACATTTAGAAGATTTATACCAAACTGCTACTGTCTTACCTTGGATTCCACCGGATTTGCTGCCAGAAGCTTTTAAAGAACTCTATAGCACCTCAAAGATAGTCCAGTTAGCAGTGGAGGAATTGTATCAACAACATCACCAATTAATACAAACACAAAATTTGTTAGAAGTAGAACGTCAGCGCTATCAGGATTTATTCGAATTGGCTCCAGAGAGCTATTTAATAACTAATGTAGAAGGCGTAATCCAAGAAGCAAATCATGCAGCATCTAGGTTACTTAATGTTTCAAAACCTTTTCTGATAGGTAAAGCATTGATTAACTTTGTTTCTATGGAAGAACGTCAGCATATTCGCAGCGAACTCATCGGGCTATCTCAATTAGAGACGCACAGAGTTAGAGAATTAGTAGTACGTTTGCAGCCACGTCATTGCGAATCTTTTCAAGCAGCTTTGACAGTAATAGTTGTCCGGAATCAGCATAGTCAGGAAATATCTCTACGCTGGGTGCTGCATAATATTACAGAACGACAACGAGCAGAATTAGCTGTAGTCAAAAATGACAGTGACCTTATCCAAGCTCGTCCTGTACAGAAACATTCCAAAGGAGAAAATATTTCCGTTAATCCGCTAGAAATTTTGTATGTTTCTCAGGGTTGGGTAAAACTAACTACTTTCTGTGAAACAGGGGAAGAAGTTTTGATAGGGTTGGCAACAGCAGGAATGGTTTTTGGTTCTAGTATGACCTCTCTGAATATTTATCAAGTAACAGCCCTATCTGATGTTGAGTTAGTGTCAATTTACGTAACTGAAATAGAAGCTTCCCCGACGTTGAGCCATGTGCTTTTACCAAAAATTAATCAGCGTTTACAACAGACAGAATCTTTTCTAGCCATTTCAGGAAGGCGACGAGTACAAGAGCGCTTATATAATTTATTAGAACTATTAAAACAGACAGTAGGTGAAACTGTGCCGGAGGGAACTCGCCTCTGCGTTCGCTTTACTCATGAAGATATTGCTAGTGCCTGTTGCAGTACTAGAGTAACAGTGACACGATTAATAGGCAAATTACAAGCACAAGGCTTACTTAGTTTTGACTCAAAAAAACATATGATTATAAAAGATTTATATTAG
- a CDS encoding oxaloacetate decarboxylase: protein MSSSQKLRQLLARPEIIVIPGVYDCLGAKLVEQQGFDVVATSGFGIAASTLGLPDYGFLTATEMLYSVGRIAQSVSIPLIADLDTGYGNALNVVRTIKEAVQLGVAGVLLEDQEWPKKCGHFEGKRVIPEAEHVGKIKAAVEARGDSGLVIIARTDVRAPLGLESAIARGRAYIAAGADILFVEAPQSVEELKAIAAAFPDVPLVANIVEGGKTPEVSTAELQQLGFKIAFFPLTALLAVTNVMAACFHHLKEQGTTADLPNLVKFKDFQELVGVPQYLQMEQKFKS from the coding sequence ATGTCTTCTTCCCAAAAACTGCGACAGTTACTTGCTCGTCCTGAAATTATTGTGATTCCTGGTGTCTACGATTGTCTAGGAGCCAAGCTGGTTGAACAACAAGGTTTTGATGTAGTGGCTACTAGTGGCTTTGGTATTGCTGCTTCTACACTGGGTTTACCAGACTACGGCTTTCTGACGGCTACTGAAATGCTCTACAGCGTGGGACGAATTGCTCAGTCGGTGAGTATTCCCCTAATAGCTGATTTAGATACAGGTTACGGTAACGCCTTAAATGTTGTCCGCACGATTAAGGAAGCTGTGCAGTTGGGCGTGGCTGGTGTGCTGTTGGAAGACCAAGAATGGCCAAAAAAGTGTGGTCACTTTGAAGGAAAGCGAGTGATTCCCGAAGCGGAACACGTTGGCAAAATCAAGGCAGCTGTGGAAGCGCGGGGTGATAGCGGTTTGGTAATCATTGCTCGCACAGATGTGCGTGCGCCGTTGGGCTTAGAATCAGCGATCGCTCGTGGTCGAGCTTACATTGCGGCTGGTGCAGATATACTATTTGTAGAAGCTCCTCAGTCTGTTGAAGAATTAAAAGCGATCGCAGCTGCTTTCCCGGATGTGCCACTGGTAGCTAATATTGTTGAAGGAGGCAAAACTCCCGAAGTTTCTACGGCGGAGTTACAACAATTAGGTTTCAAAATTGCGTTTTTTCCTCTGACTGCCCTACTAGCTGTCACAAACGTCATGGCTGCTTGTTTCCATCACTTAAAAGAACAAGGAACCACGGCTGACTTACCAAATTTGGTTAAATTTAAAGATTTCCAGGAACTCGTCGGTGTTCCTCAATATTTGCAAATGGAGCAGAAGTTTAAATCTTAA
- the cruF gene encoding gamma-carotene 1'-hydroxylase CruF, with product MRQLVIVERVCLIGHIVSMVFGLVGILLVVPNAEIILNLSDVGQTAMQWSMAGGGVAYMILGAVAVFLYGLRTLGLGRTLAFMLPSVFISLGSELLGTSTGFPFGHYSYLSGLGYKIAGLVPFTIPLSWFYVGCVSYLLARAGLEVDKKPSLLRHIGAIALGALLLTSWDFVLDPAMSQTSLPFWYWQQPGAFFGMPYQNFLGWMGTGSVFMTVAAVLWRNNPITLERSQLNIPLVVYLSNFGFATVMSLAAGFSIPVLLGLVLGVTPAVALWLRGSSTSAQLTVEPVAKEVSVASVKVALK from the coding sequence ATGAGACAACTTGTTATTGTTGAGCGCGTATGCCTCATTGGTCATATTGTGTCAATGGTGTTTGGATTGGTAGGTATACTACTGGTCGTACCCAATGCCGAAATAATTTTAAACTTATCCGACGTAGGACAGACCGCCATGCAGTGGAGTATGGCTGGAGGCGGTGTGGCTTATATGATTTTGGGTGCAGTAGCTGTGTTTCTGTATGGCTTGCGGACTTTAGGTTTAGGTCGCACCTTAGCATTTATGCTGCCGTCAGTGTTTATTTCTTTAGGAAGTGAACTATTGGGAACCAGCACTGGATTTCCCTTTGGTCACTACAGCTACCTGAGTGGTTTAGGCTATAAAATCGCGGGTTTAGTTCCATTTACAATCCCATTGTCATGGTTTTATGTAGGATGCGTTTCTTACCTGCTAGCGCGTGCAGGTTTAGAAGTGGACAAAAAACCCAGCTTATTGCGTCATATAGGTGCGATCGCCTTGGGTGCTTTGTTACTCACCTCCTGGGATTTTGTACTTGATCCCGCCATGAGTCAAACCTCTCTCCCCTTCTGGTATTGGCAACAACCAGGTGCTTTCTTTGGAATGCCTTACCAAAACTTTCTAGGGTGGATGGGAACCGGCTCAGTATTTATGACTGTGGCAGCAGTTTTGTGGAGAAACAACCCAATTACATTGGAGCGATCGCAACTCAATATACCCTTGGTGGTTTATTTAAGTAACTTTGGTTTCGCTACAGTGATGAGTTTGGCAGCTGGATTTTCCATCCCTGTGTTGCTAGGCTTAGTGCTTGGTGTCACTCCCGCCGTGGCGCTCTGGTTGAGAGGCTCAAGCACATCTGCTCAACTTACCGTTGAACCAGTAGCAAAAGAAGTCTCAGTGGCCAGCGTCAAAGTTGCTTTGAAATAG
- the cruG gene encoding 2'-O-glycosyltransferase CruG, which yields MDNALTIESAISLLLLLIQLPATAILLSRLLKGPRRHPPIEPQQPTLELLGSVSVVVPTLNEALRISPLLAGLSRQSYEIREIIVVDSKSQDGTPELVKAAQQQDPRFRVMTDDPLPSGWVGRPWALHNGFLHSSEASQWFLGLDADIQPHPGLVAGLVKTAEAEGYDLVSLSPQFILKYPGECWLQPALLMTLLYRFDPAGINTEQPERVMANGQCFLCRRQVLAAVGGYISASSSFCDDVTLARNIAARGFNVGFLDGAKVLKVRMYEGAMETWKEWGRSLDLKDASSIAQLWGDLWVLSAVQALPLLVVLAYLLLSPTLPLFPSPPHLLLGLNLFLLVIRFAMLIAIAPSYDRKSATGSWLFWLSPLADPIAVLRIFLSAFRTPREWRGRKYNAE from the coding sequence GTGGACAACGCTTTGACAATAGAAAGCGCCATATCGCTTTTGTTGTTACTTATCCAATTACCTGCAACAGCAATTCTACTTTCGCGCCTATTAAAAGGGCCAAGACGCCATCCCCCAATAGAACCCCAACAGCCAACGTTAGAGCTTTTGGGGAGCGTCAGCGTTGTCGTGCCTACACTCAACGAGGCGCTTCGCATTAGTCCTTTGTTGGCTGGCTTAAGTCGGCAAAGCTACGAAATTCGAGAAATTATTGTTGTAGACAGCAAGTCTCAAGATGGAACCCCTGAATTAGTCAAAGCAGCACAGCAACAAGATCCCCGCTTTCGCGTGATGACAGATGATCCTTTACCCTCTGGTTGGGTGGGGCGTCCTTGGGCGTTGCATAACGGCTTTTTGCATAGTTCAGAGGCGAGTCAGTGGTTTCTCGGACTGGATGCTGATATTCAACCCCATCCTGGCTTGGTTGCTGGTTTAGTGAAGACAGCTGAAGCAGAAGGCTATGATTTGGTTTCCCTTTCGCCTCAGTTTATCCTCAAATACCCAGGAGAGTGCTGGCTACAACCAGCTTTGTTGATGACTCTACTGTATCGATTTGACCCAGCTGGTATTAATACGGAGCAGCCAGAACGGGTGATGGCAAACGGGCAGTGCTTTTTATGTCGTCGCCAAGTTTTAGCTGCTGTCGGTGGGTATATCAGTGCCAGTAGTTCTTTTTGTGATGATGTCACTTTGGCGCGGAATATTGCTGCCCGTGGGTTTAACGTGGGCTTTTTAGATGGTGCGAAAGTGCTGAAGGTGCGGATGTATGAGGGAGCAATGGAGACTTGGAAAGAATGGGGTCGAAGTCTCGACCTTAAAGATGCTTCTTCTATTGCTCAGCTATGGGGAGATTTATGGGTACTTTCGGCAGTTCAAGCTTTACCCCTTTTAGTTGTCCTAGCCTACCTCCTCCTTTCCCCAACTCTGCCCCTTTTTCCCTCTCCCCCTCACCTACTACTGGGACTAAACTTATTCCTACTAGTGATTCGCTTTGCAATGCTTATAGCGATCGCACCTTCCTATGATCGCAAAAGTGCGACAGGCAGTTGGTTGTTCTGGCTTTCCCCTTTGGCTGATCCCATAGCTGTATTGCGAATCTTCTTATCTGCATTCCGTACTCCCCGCGAGTGGCGAGGACGGAAGTACAATGCTGAGTGA
- a CDS encoding Hsp20/alpha crystallin family protein, which yields MALIRWEPFRDIGRLQSLRDSERWEPFREIDTLQRQLNRLFDRLIPTDDGERTGFTFTPAAEIEETNDSFHLRLEIPGLEAKDVNVEATPESVLISGERKSETRTEENGLTRSEFRYGKFQRVIPLPSLIQNDKVQAEYKDGILRLTLPKAEPEKHKAVKVNLG from the coding sequence ATGGCACTGATTCGTTGGGAGCCATTCCGCGATATTGGACGTTTACAATCGTTGCGGGATAGTGAACGTTGGGAACCATTTCGAGAAATTGATACCCTACAGCGTCAATTGAATCGCTTGTTTGATAGATTGATCCCAACTGATGATGGGGAAAGGACTGGATTCACATTTACTCCTGCTGCCGAAATAGAAGAAACTAATGATTCATTTCATTTAAGACTTGAAATACCAGGTCTAGAAGCAAAAGATGTAAATGTAGAAGCGACTCCTGAATCAGTTTTAATTAGCGGTGAGCGGAAGTCCGAAACCAGAACCGAAGAAAATGGTCTCACTCGCTCTGAGTTTCGTTATGGCAAATTCCAGCGGGTAATTCCGTTACCTTCTTTAATTCAAAACGACAAAGTGCAAGCTGAATACAAAGATGGTATTCTCCGCTTAACTTTGCCGAAAGCTGAACCAGAAAAACACAAAGCTGTCAAAGTTAATCTCGGTTAG
- the glpK gene encoding glycerol kinase GlpK: MQTLGSTTPSLGYILALDLGTTGNRAFVFNADGKIVGQAYKELTQHYPQPGWLEHNPLEIWQDTCWVMQTAIVNAQITPSKIAALGLTVQRETCLIWDKTTGLPLHQAIVWQDRRTAPLCNQLQEQGYAQDIYDRTGLVIDAYFSATKLRWLLDQFVGIDLKNVLAGTIDSWVLWKLTGGKVHATDHSNASRTMLMNLKTCEWDETLLDIFQIPAHILPQIQPSLGLFGVTDTALLGAEIPITAILGDQQAALFGHGCDRPGLMKCTYGTGSFLVAHTGSQIVRSEQQLISTVAWTQVKPSGTLDIGYALEGSMFTSGACIQWLRDGIKLIKTAAETEAMANQVADNGGVYFVPAFSGLGAPYWDMSARGAFFGITASVQPQHLVRAVLEAIAYQVLEVVQAINASSSIPMGRLTVDGGACENDFLMQFQADVLGIPVERPKMRDTTVQGAAFAAGLSAGFWDSYEALVQQRYIERVFEPSKESDRALSNFTTWQKAVKRTLAWTE; encoded by the coding sequence ATGCAGACACTTGGCAGCACAACTCCATCATTGGGCTACATCTTAGCACTGGATTTAGGTACGACAGGCAACCGCGCCTTTGTATTTAATGCAGATGGCAAGATTGTTGGGCAGGCGTACAAAGAGTTGACGCAGCATTACCCGCAACCAGGATGGTTAGAACATAATCCTTTGGAAATCTGGCAGGACACTTGCTGGGTAATGCAAACAGCTATTGTAAATGCCCAAATTACTCCATCAAAAATTGCTGCCCTGGGACTAACCGTACAGCGGGAAACCTGCTTAATTTGGGATAAAACTACTGGGCTACCACTCCATCAGGCAATTGTCTGGCAAGACCGCCGCACTGCTCCTCTTTGTAACCAGTTGCAAGAGCAAGGCTATGCTCAAGATATTTACGATCGCACAGGTTTGGTGATTGATGCTTACTTTTCTGCTACCAAGCTTAGGTGGCTGTTAGACCAATTTGTAGGCATTGACCTGAAAAACGTCTTGGCAGGCACAATCGATAGTTGGGTACTGTGGAAACTGACGGGTGGTAAAGTCCACGCGACTGACCACAGCAACGCTAGCCGAACAATGCTGATGAATCTCAAAACCTGCGAGTGGGATGAGACACTACTAGATATATTCCAAATTCCTGCTCATATATTGCCTCAGATTCAGCCCAGCTTGGGATTATTTGGAGTCACCGATACGGCTTTGTTGGGCGCTGAAATTCCCATTACTGCCATCTTAGGAGATCAGCAAGCTGCTCTATTCGGTCATGGCTGCGATCGCCCTGGTTTGATGAAATGCACCTATGGCACTGGTAGCTTTTTGGTAGCTCACACTGGCTCTCAAATCGTGCGCTCAGAGCAACAACTAATTTCTACTGTGGCATGGACGCAAGTAAAGCCAAGCGGAACTTTAGATATAGGCTACGCCCTAGAAGGCAGTATGTTCACTAGTGGTGCTTGTATCCAATGGTTACGTGATGGCATCAAGCTGATTAAAACTGCTGCTGAAACTGAGGCAATGGCCAATCAGGTCGCAGATAATGGTGGAGTCTACTTTGTACCTGCATTTAGTGGACTGGGCGCACCTTATTGGGATATGAGTGCAAGGGGGGCTTTTTTTGGTATTACCGCCAGTGTACAACCACAACATTTAGTCCGCGCCGTCTTGGAAGCGATCGCCTATCAAGTTCTGGAAGTGGTGCAGGCAATTAATGCATCAAGCAGTATTCCAATGGGGCGATTAACTGTAGATGGTGGTGCTTGTGAGAACGATTTCCTCATGCAGTTCCAAGCTGATGTCTTAGGGATTCCAGTGGAACGCCCAAAAATGCGCGATACAACTGTGCAGGGTGCAGCATTTGCAGCTGGACTGTCTGCGGGATTTTGGGATAGTTATGAAGCCCTGGTGCAACAACGATACATTGAACGCGTATTTGAACCTAGCAAAGAGAGCGATCGCGCATTGTCCAACTTCACCACTTGGCAAAAAGCAGTTAAACGAACTCTCGCTTGGACAGAGTAG
- the rnhA gene encoding ribonuclease HI, producing the protein MPTQNIIQSIYTDGACTGNPGPGGWGVVVYFSDGSIHEMGDASAHTTNNKMEMQAAIAALQFLHTSGQTEPITLYTDSEYLINCVTKWVKGWKNKGWKKADGKPVQNQDLLETLDQLNTKQIKWQYVRGHSGNIGNERCDVIARTYASGKIPSLQQLVPTSSYKSLPSTSELNVAKVSDYDTNSRIINKRIPEISTSASEITPMEPSTGPAAIATDEKPSEMRVSQLRNLVETLRIADELAEKGYLITSSELADLMDVHASAVTSRGDEWRWRNWIVSRVRREGNQILWELERADRVGGESEE; encoded by the coding sequence ATGCCCACCCAAAACATAATCCAAAGCATATATACAGATGGCGCTTGTACTGGTAACCCAGGCCCTGGTGGTTGGGGTGTCGTTGTTTACTTCAGCGATGGCTCAATTCATGAGATGGGCGATGCATCAGCCCATACCACCAACAATAAAATGGAAATGCAAGCGGCGATCGCGGCCCTACAATTCCTGCATACGTCTGGACAAACTGAACCGATCACTCTCTATACTGATAGCGAATACCTAATCAACTGCGTTACCAAGTGGGTGAAAGGCTGGAAAAATAAAGGCTGGAAAAAAGCAGATGGTAAACCCGTTCAAAACCAAGACCTTTTGGAAACTTTAGACCAGCTCAATACTAAGCAAATCAAATGGCAATACGTCCGTGGACATTCTGGTAACATAGGCAACGAACGGTGTGATGTAATTGCTCGCACCTATGCCAGTGGCAAAATACCATCGCTACAGCAATTAGTCCCAACAAGTTCTTACAAATCTTTACCTTCTACAAGTGAACTAAATGTAGCAAAAGTGTCTGATTATGATACTAACTCTAGAATAATTAACAAAAGGATACCAGAAATCAGTACTTCTGCATCAGAAATAACCCCTATGGAACCATCAACTGGGCCAGCTGCGATCGCAACCGATGAAAAACCGTCTGAGATGAGGGTTTCGCAACTCCGGAACTTGGTCGAAACTCTGCGTATTGCTGATGAACTTGCCGAAAAAGGCTACCTAATCACCAGTTCCGAATTAGCAGACTTGATGGATGTCCACGCTAGCGCCGTCACCAGTCGGGGAGACGAGTGGCGCTGGCGAAACTGGATAGTGTCACGCGTACGCCGTGAAGGAAATCAAATACTCTGGGAGCTAGAACGCGCGGATCGAGTAGGAGGTGAAAGTGAGGAATAA
- the dnaK gene encoding molecular chaperone DnaK, translating to MAKVVGIDLGTTNSCVAVMEGGQPVVIPNAEGQRITPSVVAYTKTGERLVGQIARRQAVMNPENTFYSVKRFIGRKYEEVTHEATEVSYKILRDSNGNVKLNCPALGKQFAPEEISAQVLRKLVDDASTYLGEKVTQAVITVPAYFNDSQRQATKDAGKIAGLEVLRIINEPTAAALAYGLDKKHNETILVFDLGGGTFDVSILEVGDGVFEVKSTSGDTHLGGDDFDKKIVDWLANEFRRNEGVDLRKDKQALQRLTEAAEKAKIELSSATQTNINLPFITATQEGPKHLDMTLTRVKFEEMCSDLFDRCRKPVQQALQDAKLSNAELDEVVLVGGSTRIPAVQELVRRITGKDPNQGVNPDEVVAVGAAIQAGVLAGEVKDILLLDVTPLSLGVETLGGVMTKIIPRNTTIPVKKSEIFSTAADGQTNVEVHVLQGERELVKDNKSLGTFRLDGIPPAPRGVPQIEVTFDIDANGILSVTARDRATGKQQSISITGASTLDKRDVERMVRDAETHAEEDKRRREQIDTKNLADSLVYQAQKQLHDLGDKVSAADKSRVEGLVQDLQEAINQENVDRIKSLTNELQQALMQVGSAVYAQAGSTGANGAAGSPNGSGDRTDDVIDADFVENK from the coding sequence ATGGCAAAAGTAGTTGGAATAGATTTAGGAACGACGAACTCTTGTGTTGCCGTCATGGAAGGTGGACAACCCGTCGTGATTCCCAATGCTGAGGGACAGCGCATCACTCCCTCGGTTGTAGCTTATACCAAAACTGGCGAACGCTTGGTGGGTCAAATCGCTAGACGCCAAGCAGTGATGAACCCAGAAAACACTTTTTATTCTGTAAAACGTTTTATTGGGCGTAAATACGAAGAAGTCACCCATGAAGCGACAGAAGTTTCTTACAAAATCCTGCGTGACAGTAACGGAAACGTCAAACTCAACTGTCCCGCACTAGGTAAACAATTTGCTCCCGAAGAAATTTCTGCCCAAGTCCTACGGAAGTTGGTTGATGATGCAAGTACATATTTGGGAGAGAAAGTTACTCAAGCAGTAATTACGGTTCCTGCTTACTTCAATGATTCCCAGCGGCAAGCCACCAAAGATGCAGGTAAAATTGCCGGATTAGAAGTCCTCCGCATCATTAACGAACCGACGGCGGCAGCCCTTGCCTACGGTCTAGATAAAAAACACAATGAAACCATCTTAGTATTTGACCTTGGCGGTGGAACTTTTGACGTTTCTATTTTGGAAGTGGGTGATGGCGTATTTGAAGTGAAATCCACCAGCGGCGACACTCATTTAGGTGGTGACGACTTCGATAAAAAGATTGTAGATTGGCTGGCTAATGAGTTTCGGCGTAATGAAGGTGTTGATCTGCGTAAAGATAAGCAAGCTTTACAAAGACTGACTGAAGCAGCAGAGAAAGCAAAAATCGAACTCTCAAGTGCCACTCAAACTAATATCAACCTCCCCTTTATCACTGCTACTCAAGAAGGCCCAAAACACCTTGATATGACGTTAACGCGAGTTAAATTTGAGGAAATGTGTTCGGATCTTTTTGACCGTTGTCGCAAACCAGTGCAGCAAGCATTGCAAGATGCCAAACTTAGCAATGCTGAACTGGATGAAGTTGTACTCGTCGGTGGTTCGACTCGCATCCCCGCCGTGCAAGAATTAGTGCGGCGGATAACAGGTAAAGATCCTAACCAAGGCGTTAACCCTGATGAGGTTGTAGCTGTTGGTGCTGCAATTCAAGCGGGTGTTTTGGCGGGCGAAGTCAAAGATATCTTACTACTCGATGTCACGCCTTTGTCTTTGGGCGTAGAAACCCTTGGTGGTGTGATGACTAAGATTATTCCTCGCAATACAACTATCCCTGTAAAAAAATCTGAAATCTTCTCGACGGCGGCGGATGGTCAAACAAACGTGGAAGTCCACGTTCTCCAAGGTGAACGAGAATTAGTCAAAGACAATAAGAGTCTAGGTACTTTCCGCCTTGACGGAATTCCACCAGCACCAAGAGGTGTACCGCAAATCGAAGTCACCTTTGACATTGATGCTAATGGTATTCTCTCAGTGACTGCCAGAGACCGAGCAACAGGTAAACAGCAGTCGATTTCGATTACAGGTGCTTCCACTCTCGATAAGCGAGATGTGGAACGCATGGTTCGGGATGCAGAAACCCACGCTGAAGAAGACAAGAGACGGCGTGAACAAATTGATACGAAGAATTTGGCAGATTCTTTAGTTTATCAGGCTCAGAAACAACTTCATGATTTGGGTGATAAGGTAAGTGCTGCCGATAAGAGTCGCGTTGAAGGGCTGGTGCAAGATTTGCAAGAGGCGATTAATCAAGAGAACGTCGATCGCATTAAGTCTCTCACCAATGAGTTGCAGCAAGCCTTAATGCAAGTGGGTAGTGCTGTTTATGCTCAAGCGGGAAGTACCGGGGCTAATGGGGCTGCTGGCTCTCCTAACGGCTCTGGCGATCGCACTGATGATGTAATTGATGCAGATTTTGTGGAAAACAAGTAA